CGCCGGCCAAGTTGCTCAGGGAAGCATCAGAAGCGAGCGCGCAGCCCGATCGAGTACCGCGGCTCGAACTCGTTGCGCGAATGGAACTGCTCGGCCCCGTCCTCGAACTCGAAATAGTACTCTTCGATTTCGCCCAGGACATTGGAGCCATTGGCGTAGATTGTGATGTTCTCCGTCAGATCGTAGGTGACGTTCACGTCCACATACTGCGCCGTGTCCTGGTAGATCGGGATCTGACCAAAGGTCGTGGCGAGGCGCGGCGTGCGGAAGTTGTACGCCACACGCGTCTGAAGCCGGTCGCCCTGATACCAGAGGGCGGCGTTGACCTGGTGCTCCGAGTTGTCCGGAAATGGCAGGTCTTCTCCAGATAGGTCCGTGGCGTTGGATGAACTGTCGGAGAAGGTGTAGCTGCCGTCGAAGCCGAAGTCGCGGAAGGCGCTATCTTCCGGCAACACATCACTCAGCGCGATCTTGGCGCCGACCTCCACGCCCTGAAGCGAGCCGCCTTCTCCCTGAACGGGTCGGTTCACCGGCACGATCCGGCGGATCACGCCGTCCTGATCGGGGAATTCGCCGTCGTTGACGGTGGCCCGCGTGACGAAGCTGTCGATCTCGAGCTTGAACAAGGCGACGTTGAACAACGTCGCACTGCCCAGATAATACTCGAGACTCAGGTCGTAGTTGTCCGAGCGCCAGGGATTCAGCGACGGGCTGCCGGCGAAGGTCGCGCCCGTCACCCGGCGAACACCAACCGGCGGCGCCGTCGGATCCGTCGGCGTCGGCCCAAGCGAATCCGACGTCGAAATAGTGACCCCGCCACCGTAGTTGCCGAGATCCAGCGGGATCATGGTCTTGTTGTAGGCCGCCCGCAGCTTCAGCTGGTCGCTGAAGTCGTACATGAGGTTGATCGACGGCAGGTAATCCGAGTAGCGGCGGCTGGAATAGGTGTCGCCGACATCGAGATTGGTGTCGCCGTAGTTGCGGGTCTCGCCCGTCAGGTTCTGACGTACGTCGAGCTTGGTGCGGATCATCTTGATCCCCACGTCCCCGCTCAATCGTCCGAAGCTGATGCCGCCGTTCACATAGGCGCTGTCCTCGGTCAGGCCGACATCATAGCTGTTGCCTGGGATGATGACCGGATAGGCGCTGCCGAACACCCGCGTCTGAAAATCCACCACATCATCGAAGTCGCGCGGATCAACGACCCACACGCCCGGTAGGCCCTGGGTGATCGAGCCATAGTCGCTCATGAAGTAGGTGTTGTTGTGGGTGTAGAGCTTGGTCGGCCGGTTGACCGTATAGCCTTGGAACACCGTCGGCTGGTTGGTCGCGCTGACTGGCAGGCCAGGGTTGAAGGCCGGATTGGGCACCTGCTCGCCCGCCTGGCACTGGTTCTGGTTCATGACAACGTCGATGGCCTTCCACTGGGCCGAACAGCCGTTCGGGCTGGTGGCGCCGTTTCCGGCGTAGAAGTCCGAGAACAGATGGAAGTTCTCGATCTGCACGTCGCGTTTGGCGTGGCGCAGCCCGACGTCGATGCGGGTCACAAAGCCCAGCATGCCGTCGCCTTCGAACTCGTACGAACCGTCCGTTCGCGCGACCTCCAGCTGCGATTCGTTGCGCTGGTTGCCTTCGGACGAAAATGCCGCGACGGCATAGCTGTCCTGATTGGCCATGTAGTCTTGCAGCGTGCGTCCGGCGCCCAGGCCGCCCGCGATCGGCTGATCGAACCGGCTCCACACCGTCTTGTCGCCGCCGATGTTCAGGTGAACCAGAGGGTCCTGCGAAATACCCAGCGGATTGGGATTGACGTAGCGCCCGCCGTTCGAGCCCACGATGCCGTTCGAGTACTGCGAAGCCGGATAGAGCGCCGCGATGTTGGCCGGATAGAATGTGCCCCGTGTTCGATCGAGCGGATCACGGAACAGGGTGAAGGTCCGGTCCGCCGAATAGGTCCAGTCGCTGAGATCGCCTTGAACCTGGCCATTCATGCTCAGCAGCGAGGCGTCGGCCTTGATCGCACGCGCCGACCATTTGAACGGACCGCCACGATCGTATTTCAGTTCCAGGTTATAGTTGGTGGTCTCGTTCTCGGTTGTCCGGTTCACCGTAAATGAGTTCAGCCACCAGACATCGAGATCGTATTCGGTGACGTCCAACCAAGGTTCACCGTTGGAGCCGTTGACACCGGTTTGGTCGAAAGCCGTCGGTGTCGTCCACCCGAGGCCGCTCCAGCGATTGGAGATGTTCAACCCGGCGGCGCGATTATGCTCCTCCAGCTTGGCGTAGAAGACTTCGCCCGTCAGTTCGAAACCGTCGTTGATCTGCCAGGTGAAAGCGCCGTTCGCGCCGAGACGATCGCGTTCGACTACGCGCTTGAAGCTGTCGTAGCCGTGCGGCGCGATCCAGTTGTCGTCCGCCCCGCCCCAGTCGTTGTTGCCGAACGGTCCACCCGAAATGCCTGAATAGTTGTTGCCGAGATTGGCTTCGCTCTTCACTGCCGACAGCAGGAAGCCGAAGCGGTCGTTGCGCCAGTTCACCAGGGCGTTGAACAGATAATCGTTCTCGCGCGTGTCCTCGCCGGTCGCGTACTCCACGGCTTCGGCGGTGGTCAGGCCGTAGCCGAAGTCGAAGGGGCGACGGGTGCGCAGGTCGATGGTGCCCGAGATGCCCGACAAGGCGTTTCGCACGTCCATCGACTTGAACACCACGATGGAGTTCATCAGTTGTGCGGGCACGTCGTTCAGGTTCGGCTGCGCGCTGCCCAGGTTGCCGGGGCTGAGATACTGCTCACCGTTCAGCAGGGTCACGACCTGCGGCAGGCCCCGGATGTTGACCGTGGAGCCTTCGCCGGCGTTGCGCTGGATCTGGATGCCCGCAATTCGTTGCAGCGCGTCCGCAACCGTAACGTCCGGCAGCTTGCCGATATCCTCGGCCGAGATGGCGTCGACGATCGCCGCCTCGTTGCGCTTGATGTTGATGGCCTGCTGCTGCGAGGCGCGGATGCCGGTGACGACGATCTCGTCCACCTCGGCGGGCTGGTCCTGATCGGTCGGCGCCGTCTGGGTCTGAGCCATCGCCGGCGACACCAGCGCGGTTGTCGCCAACAAGCCGGCGATGATGGATGCGTGCTTTCTCATGGTCCTTGTTCCTCCTCCTGTTGGCGCCGCCTCTGCGTGCGGCTTTCTGATCTTCAGGGTTTCAGCGTGCCCGGATTGATGATCGCTGTTCCTGAAAGGGTGTTGTCGAGGGCGTCGCGGCCGACGCTGACGCGGTAGCGCCCGCCGTCGATCCGCCAGCCCGGCAGATCGGTGTCGTATTTGGCCAGGATGCGCGGTTCGGCCGTCAGGGTGATCCGGCGAGTTTCGCCCGGTTGCAGCATCACGCGCGCGAACGCCGCCAGACGACGCGGCCGGTCGCCATTCTCCGGCGCGACATAGAGCTGGGGCGAGGTCGCCCCTGCGCGATCGCCGGTGTTGGTGACGTCCACCTCCACGATCAGGCCGTCGCCGCCCGTCGCCGACAGGCCGCCATAGGTAAAGGTGGTGTACGAAAGGCCGTGCCCGAACGGTAACAGCGGACGGCGTTCTTCCCGTTCGTACCAGCGGTAGCCGGCATCCGAACCTTCCGGATAGTCCACGGCGAACGGCTGAAAACCGGCGGCCGAGCCCGCGCCGGGATTGGACGCCGCCGCCGCGTCGGCCGCTTTCATCGCCGCCAGCCCCGGCGGTGTCGGGCGCGGCGCCTGGTCGGCGCTGCGTGGAAAGGTGATGGGCAGGCGGCCCGACGGATTGACCTCGCCAAACAGGATGCGCGCGATCGCCTCCCCGCCCCTCTGGCCCGGATACCAGGCCTGCACCACCGCCGGAACCTGGTCGATCCACGGCATCAGCACCGGTCCGCCCGTCTCCAGAACCACGGCCGTGCGCGGGTTCGCGCCGGCCACCGCCGCGATCAGGGCGTCCTGATCGTCAGGCAGGGACAAGGTCTCCACGTCCTGCGCCTCCGTAGTCCACTGGGTGGCGAAAACGAACACGGCGTCTGCGCCGGCGACGGCCCTGGCGGCCGCAACAGGATCGGCGCCATCGACAAAGGTCACCTCGGCCACCGGCGCCATCCGGCGAATGGCCTCCAGCGGCGAGGAGGCGTGATAGGTCAGGCGCGCAAAGGACATGGCCGCGCCGGAGGTCAGCGGCACCTCGACCGGAGCACCGCCCACCGAACGCACCTGGGATGAGCCGCCGCCGGACAGCACGCCCACGTCGGCATGGCCGCCGACCAGGACGATGCGCCGCGCGGTCTTCGCCGCGGGCAACACGCCGCCTTCGTTCTTCAGCAGGACGATGCCCGCCTCGGCCGCGCGCTGGGCGACCTCGGCGTTTGCGTCGTAGTCGATGGGCTGAGCCGTCGCCGTCACCGCCGCATCCATTGCGCCCGTGTCGATCATGCCGACCAGGATGCGCCGGACCATGTCGTCCAGCCGCGCCTCGGAGACGCGCCCTGCCTCGACGGCTTCCATCAGGGGAGCGCCGAAGTAGATCTGCCGATCCAGCTCCTGCCCGGATTCCTGGTCCAGCCCCGCCAGCGCCGCCTTCTCGGTCGAATGAACCGCGCCCCAGTCGGACATGACCCAGCCCGGATAGGCCCAGTCGCGCTTAAGCACCTGGTTCAGCAGCCAGTCGCTCTCGCAGGCGTAGTCGCCGTTGACCCGGTTGTAGGCGCACATCACCGAGCCTGGCCGTCCGCGCTCGATCGCGATCTGAAAGGCCAGAAGGTCGCTTTCGCGCAGGTCCGCCTCGCTCATGCGGGCGTCCATGATCATGCGGCCGGTTTCCTGGCTGTTGAAGGCGTAGTGCTTGATCGTCGAGACGATGCGGTTCGACTGCACGCCCCGGATGTGCTCGCCCGCCATGACGCCCGCCAGCAGCGGATCCTCGCCCAGGTATTCGAAGTTGCGCCCCGCCCACGGATCGCGCGTCAGGTTCACCCCGCCCGCCAACAGGACGTTGAAGGTCTTGGCGCGCGCCTCCGCGCCGATCATGGCGCCGCCCGCATAGGCGACCTCGGGATCAAAGGTCGCGGCGGTGGCGAGGCTGGACGGCAGGGCGGTCGCCACGTCGCCCTTGCGCTGCTCGATCTGGTTGGCGACGCCCAGGCTGGCGTCGCTTTCGCGCAGGGCGGGTATGCCCAGGCGCGGCACGCCGGGCACATAGCCGGCCGACGGGATCATCTGGTCCAGCGGCGCGCCCGGCGTCTTGTTCGCCATCGGAGGAAAGTAGCCATGGACAAGGCTGAGCTTCTCCTCGCGCGTCATGGCCCGCACGAGGGCGTCCGCGCGCGCGGCGCTCGAACTCGCCGCCGCGCCCGCCGGTGCCGTCTGGGCGAGCGCCAACGACGTGACAGACGCCGACAGCACGCCAGCAAGCGCCAGCGCCGCTACGCTCGAGAACAAACCATTGAACTTCATGCGATGAACGCCCCTCACGACATGACATGAGGGAAGATCAAACGCGACGCGTCGTGCGCCCGCGCTTGTTCGAGCCGGCGCCGCCCACGCATTGGGAACGGCCTCGACTCAATCGCGATCGGGCAGCGATGTTCTAGGCCGGGACTCTACTCCCAGCGCCTCCATGACGACGTCACGTCCGTTCCTCCCGTGAAGGTCTTTCGCCTTCCGAGTCGGAGGTAATCACGCTTTGAGAGCGTTCACAACTTCTATTCACATCGTGCCGGGCCGCCGTGTTCCATCGCCTGACGGCCGCAAGGGTGCGGCATCTCGGCAGGCGGAACGACCACTGAGCGCGCTGGACGCAATCCGCTGGACCCGTCCTACATCAGCGGCTTTGGCGCGCGCCGATGCGATATCGCCGTCTTCGCTTCTGGCCCGCCGCCGGGATCGACCCCGCCTGACCCAAGCCGCCCGGCGTCCTCTCGGGAGGCCCGACGCCTTCAACATGAGCGGCCCGGCCCGCCCTGACCCTGTCCGGCTGCGCGCCCCAGACCTGCTGGCGCGACGACGCCCGACACTTCACCCCCAGAACGAGGTCGCCATCAACTCGAACGCCCCCGGGTCGGGATCGCCGCCTTCGTGGACGCCCCCTGACGCACAGGCGGCGTCGGCCGCGCTGCCGGCGGCGGTCGATATCGACTAGGGTCAAGCCCGCGGCTCATGTAATGGGGCGCGGAGGCTGATTATTCGGCCGTGGACGAAAGAGCGAGCGGAGCCCCATGTCACACGTCCCCGAGGGCTCGCCCGACGCCCGGTTCGGCATATCCGGGCTGGACGATATCGCGGCCGGCGGCCTGGAACGCGATCGTGTCTTTCTGCTGGAAGGCGCGCCCGGCACCGGAAAGACCACGGCGGCCCTGAGCTTTCTGATGGAAGGCGTCAAGAACGGCGAAGCGACCCTCTATGTCACCCTTTCCGAGACCGAGGAGGAGATGCGACGCGCGGCCGCTTCCCACGGCTGGTCGCTGAACGGCATCGAACTGTTCGAACTGGTGCCGCCCGAAAGCCTGCTGGACGAACAGCAACAGCAAAGCCTTCTGTATTCGTCGGACCTCGAGCTGGGCGAAACCACCCGCATGATCTTCGACGCGGTCGAGCGGATCACGCCCACGCGCGTGGTGATCGACAGCCTTTCGGAGATCCGCCTCCTCGCACAGAGCTCGCTTCGCTATCGCCGCCAGGTGCTGGCCCTGAAGCACTATTTCGCCAAGCACGGCGCGACCGTGCTGTTGCTCGACGACCTCACTGCGGACTTGAACGACAAGACCGTGCACAGCGTCGCCCACGGCGTCATCCAGCTGCAGGAGCTGGCGCCCGAATACGGGGCCGAGCGCCGCCGCGTGCGGATCATCAAATATCGCGGCCGCCGGTTCAGGGGCGGCTATCACGACTTCACCATCAAACAGGGGGGTCTGGACGTCTACCCCCGCATCGTCGCCTCCGAACACCGGCGCGTCTTCAACCGCGACCAGGCGTCCAGCGGCGTGGCCGAACTCGACGCCCTGTTGGGCGGCGGCGTCGAGCGGGGCTCGAGCGCCCTGATCCTTGGCCCGGCGGGCACCGGCAAGTCGCTGTTCGCCATCAACTTCGCCATCGCCGCTGTTGCACGCGGCGAGAAGGCCGCCTTGTTCATCTTCGACGAAGAGATCGGCCTGCTCTACGACCGCATGCGCAAGCTGGGCGCTGATCTGGAGGCTCTGATCGCCGACGGATTGCTGGTGGTCGAACAGGTCGACGCCGCCGAAATGTCCCCGGGCGAGTTCGCCGACCGGGTTCGCCGCTGCGTCGACAGGCAGCAGATACAGACCGTGGTGATCGACAGCCTCAACGGCTACCAGGCCGCCATGCCGCAGGAGCAGTTCTTGGTCCTCCACATCCACGAATTGCTGCAGTATCTGAACCGCCAGGGCGCCTCGACCTTCCTCACCGTTGCGCAACACGGCCTGGTGGGCGAGATGAAGGCGCCGGTGGACGTCACCTATCTCGCCGACACGGTGATCCTGCTGCGCTATTTCGAGGCGCTTGGCCACGTCCGCCGCGCCGTGTCCGTGATCAAGAAACGCGCGGGCGAGCACGAGAAGACCATCCGCGAATACACGATCGACGGCATCGGCCTGTCGCTCGGCGCCCCTCTGACCGGGTTCCAGGGCGTCCTGCGCGGCGTACCCAACTTCGTCGGACCGGGCAGCGGCCTGATGGGCGAACCCGCCGCATGAGCGCCGGCGGAGACCTCTCCGAACGCGCCCTGATCTTTGCGCCGCGCGGGCGGGACGCCCAGATCGCCGACGCCATCCTGACCGATGGCGGCGTGGCCACCATGACATGCCCCAGCTTGGCGAAGGTCGTGGCCGAGATGGAGCGCGGCGCAGGTCTCGCCGTCATCGCCGATGAAGGATTGTCGGACGTCGATGTCGGCCCGCTGGTTCAGTGGATCGGCGCGCAGCCGTCGTGGTCGGACTTCCCTTTTGTGCTGCTGACCCAGCGCGGCGGCAGCGTGGAGCGCAATCCGGCGCTGCAGCGCGCCTCCGGCATGCTCGGCAACGTCGCCTTTCTTGAGCGGCCGTTCCATCCCTCCACCCTGGTGAGCGCCGCACAGACCGCGCTGAGAGGACGCCGGCGGCAGTACGAAGCCCGCGAACGCATTGACGAAATCCGCCGCGGCGAGGCGCTTCTCGAGCGGCGCGTGACCGAGCGCACCGCAGAGCTGGAGGCGGCCAACCGCATGCTCGCCGGCCAGATCGCCGAGCGCGAACGCGCCGAAACCGCCCTGGCGCAGGCTCAGCGGCTCGAAGCCGTGGGCCAACTGACGTCGGGCATCGCCCACGACTTCAACAATTTGCTGACGGTCGTGATCGGCAACGTCGAGCAGATGAAAAAGCACGAAACCGACGAGCGAACCCGCCGTCGCCTGTCGATGATGGAGGAGGCCTCCCGCCGCGGCGCCCGTCTGACCGCCCAGATGCTGGCCTTCTCGCGCCGCCAGAAGCTCGAGCCGCGCTCGGTCGATCTGAACGACACGGTGCGAAGCATGGGCGACCTGCTTCAGAGCAGCATCGGCGGCAGCGTCGACATCCAGCCGCCGGACCTCGCCCCCGACCTCTGGCCGGCCATGATCGATCCCACGCAGATCGAGCTCGTGATCCTGAACCTGGCCATCAATGCGCGCGACGCGATGGAGGTGGGCGGACGATTGACGATCACGACCCGCAATGTCGAGATATCAGCGGCTGACGCGACGGACGAACTGCCCACCGGCCAGTTTGTGGAAGTCTCCGTCGCGGACAACGGCTCCGGCATGACGGACGAGGTGCTCGCCCGGGCTTTTGAACCCTTCTTCACCACCAAGGCCGTGGGCAAGGGGTCGGGTCTGGGGTTGAGCCAGGTCTTCGGCCTCGCGCGCCAATCCGGCGGCGGCGTGCGCATCCGCACGGCCGTGGGCGCCGGGACGACGATCAGCGTCTACCTGCCTCGGGCCGATCACGCGCCTCACCATCAGGGCGCGGACAGCCGGATGGACTTCCACCCCGGCGCCCAGGCCACCATCCTGGTCGTCGATGATGATGACGCCGTCCGAGAGATCACCACCGGCTACCTGTCCGATCTCGGCTACAACGTCGTCGAAGCTGGCAGCGGCGGCGCCGCGGTCGAACGATTCCGGGACAATGACGCCGTCGCCGCCGTCCTGCTGGACTTCGCCATGCCCGGAATGAACGGCAATGAGGTGGCGCGCGAACTCCGAAAGATTCGCACCGGCGTGCCGATCATCTTCGTGACCGGCTATGCGGACGCCGACGCGCTGGCCGAAGCCGACCCGGGCTGCATTGTTCCCAAGCCGTTCGCCCGGGTTGACCTTACCCAGGCGCTAGAGCGGGCGTTGCGTCATCCTTCCCTGCCCGTGGCGGCGGCCCGTATCGACAGCTGTCGTGAGACCTCGCGCATCCACGCGCCGCGAGCGGTGTAGACGCCCTCGCGCCGCCGCGGCCCGGACCTTCGCAACCCGCCCTCCAGGCGCGGGCAAGGCTTGGCGGGAAGACGCGCCGGGATGAAGACCCCACCCGACGCGTTCTGTTGAGGATCAGAAGCCCGTTTGCACCCGGATGGTGGCGGTGTTGCCGCTGTCGTCGCCCGCGAAGACGCCCGTCCGGTTCTCGACCGACCACGCGCTCCAGTGCGCAGAGACGCGGGTGTTGTTGGTTGGATACCAGTTTACCCCCAACAGCCAGGTATCGCCTTCGCCGCCGGTCGGACTGTCGCTGAAATCGGCCTGGTCATAGCGCCCGACCAGTTCCACCGCGCCGTAACCGTCGCCTCCGCCGAAGGGCTTCAGCACCTTGGGCCGCTGCCAGGCGCCGGAGCGGGCCGACAGCGGCGGCGTCTCGCCGGTCAGGAAGAAGCCGGCCGACACCGCATAGGCGTCCTGGTGGAAATCGCGCGCGGCCGTTTCCAGGACGCGCTGGCCGCCCTCGACCATCAGCCAGCCGGGACCGCGCACGCCGCCGAACTCCAGCCCGAAGCCTCGGCTGCCTTCGGGGTTGGCGTAGGGGCCGCTGGCAAGGCGCAGATTGTCGTTGAAGCGCGAGGACACCACCAGGCTGCGCGAGGCGATGGTCGTGGCCGGCGTCAGGTCCTCAGCAAAGGCCCAGCCGCCCAGGTGCAGGAAGCCGTCGTCGGTCTTGAACGCCGCCAGGTGCGTGCGGCCCATCACCGTCAGGGTGTCGTCGGTCGTGCCGTCGCTGATCGCGTCGCCGGTGACCGACAGCGATCCATGCCAGACGCCGCCCGTCAGCTTGGACGTCACGCCGACGCCATAGCTGCCGCGTTCCGGCCCCAGGGTGGAGACCATCAGGCTGCGCTCCAGGAACGGCGTCTGGTCCTCGGCCGTGCCGCCCTCGACGCCCCGGTCGTTGAGGCGCTGCCCAAACGACACCTCCAGATCACGGCCGCTCAGCTTGCGATTGTAGGCCACAAAGGCGTTGGCGACGCTGACCGCATTGTCGGCGATGTCCGCTTCCAGCCAATAGGTGAAGCCGCCCGCGACACGGCCCTGTGCGCCCAGGCGCAGGCCGCGCAGCTCGGTTCCCGCCAGGTTGCGGCCATCGAAGTCCGAACCGCCGGTGCTGGACAGGTCGGCGGTGACTCTCACGCGCGGCCTGAAGGTGAAGGCGCCGTCGGGGCTGCGCAACTCGGGCAAGCCGGTGGACCAATCCACGGCGGCCGGCGTCGCGGCGGTCTGGGCGGGACGCGGCGGGTCGTTAGGCGCGGCCGGCGTCGCGGGCGCGGCGGCTGCGGCCGCCGGTGTCTGAGCGGCGGCGACGACGGGCGCGGCGGCGGAGCGTTGCTGCGCTTCGAGCTGTTCCAAACGCGCCGACAGGGCCTGGACCTGGGCGCGCAGGGCGGAGATTTCATCGGCGCTCGGCGCCGTCTGGGCAAAGGCTGAGGTGGCGAGCGCGGCCAGGCCGACACCCGCCGCGAAAGTGCGGAGGTGGATCATGTCGATCAGCCTTAAGGCTTAGGGTTTAAGGAAGCGCATAAGGCGCTGGTACGCAGAACTGCGTAGCCAAGCCCGACCCAGGACTTCCTATCCGGCGGCCGTCGGCGATTTTCCAGGAACGTGAACGCCAGCCGGCCTCTTCACGGCGGCTTCCGGTGCACTTGATGAACAAGACTTAATGTAATGAAGAAGATGTAATGAAGAAGATGTAACTGACCGACAATCCGGCTGGCTGTTACGGTTCAGCTAACCGGGTGAACGATGTCCCGGGTCCGGGATTCAGGCCATGTCGAACTTCAAGCTTACTCTTCTGGTCGGGGTTGCTCTGGTTGCGCCCGCCAGTGCTGTCGTCGCCCAGTCGCAGCCCGCGCCGACGCCGCCGCCCGCCACGCCCCAACAACCCGCTCCATCACCCGCCGAACCGCCTGTCGCTCAGGACGACGATGCCCCCGCGACCGTCGGGGACGTGGTCGTCGTGGGTCAGGCCAATGAGGTGCGCACCTCCATCGACTCCGTCAGCTACAGCCTGGCCAACGACCTGCAGGCGACCACCGGAAGTCTGGCCGACGCCCTGCGCAACGTGCCCTCGGTGGATGTGGACCCGCAGGGCGCCGTCAGCCTGCGGGGCGATTCCAACGTGACGATCCTGGTCGATGGACGACCTTCGGGGGTCTTGTCCGGCGAAGGACGGGCGCAGGCCCTGCTGCAGCTGCCGGCCGACCGATACGCGCGCATCGAGGTCATGACCAATCCGTCGGCGGCCTACAGCCCGGAAGGCTCCGGCGGCGTCATCAACCTGATCACCAAGCCCACGGCGCCCAAGGCGGGATCGACCTCGACCGGCTCGGTCCGCGCCAACGTCGGCGACGGCGGTCGCTGGAACGTGGGTGTCAGCGGGTCGCGCCAGGATGGGCCGCTGACCCTGTCCGGCGACCTCAGCTATCGCGCGGATCCGATCGGCATCGAGTTTCTGCGTCAGCGAGAGCGGCTGGATCCCGCCACCGGCGCTCTGATCAGCAGCACCGACGTGGTCCAGCAGATCGACCAGGACCAGAACGGCGGCGTCGGTCGGCTGACGGCGGAGTATCGTCTCACGGACAAGACGCAGCTGACGGCCGAGGTGCGAGGCAACCTGATCGACGGCGACGGCTATGTGGACGGGCTGTTCGAAACCCGCGACGCCGGCGGCGCTCTGGTGAACGCCTATGATCGCAGCGGCGACTCCAGCTTCAACTTCTCGAACGTCGGCGCCACGGCGCGTGTCGTGCATCGCTTCGACGACGCCGGGCACGAATGGTCCAACGAGCTGAGGTTCGATCGGAACGACAACGAAACCTCGTCGCTGGCCGCGACGGACTTCATCATCCCGGAGGCGGCCGACCTCTTCGAGATCAACGAGATCGAAGGCCGCCAGACCACCCTGGGCTTCACCAGCGCCTATGTCCGACCGACGGCGGACGGCGGGCGCATTCGCGCCGGCTATGAATTGACCGACCTGCAGCCCGAGCAGAACAGCGTGTTCCGGCGCGGCGCGTCAGAGACCGCCGCAGGCATCGTGCCGGAACTCAGCAACCGGTTCGAAGCCCGCCAGACCGTTCACGCCCTTTACGGCACCTGGGAGCGTCCGCTGAGCCCCAAGCTGTCGGCGCAGGGCGGCCTGCGGCTGGAGCAGGCAGAGATCGAGATCGACGACCTGACCAACGGCGTCTCGGCAGACCAGGACTATCTGCGGCTCTATCCGACCGCACATCTGCAGTATCAACTGTCGGAGGCCCAGACTCTGCGCGCCAGCTACTCGCGGCGTATCCAGCGTCCGCAACCGCAGCAGCTGAACCCCTTTGTCTTCTACCAGGACCCCTTGAACCGGCGCTCCGGCAATCCCGATCTGGAACCGCAGGAAACGGATTCCTTCGAGGCCATGTGGCAGCTGCGGCAGGGC
The genomic region above belongs to Brevundimonas sp. PAMC22021 and contains:
- a CDS encoding ATPase domain-containing protein, which codes for MSHVPEGSPDARFGISGLDDIAAGGLERDRVFLLEGAPGTGKTTAALSFLMEGVKNGEATLYVTLSETEEEMRRAAASHGWSLNGIELFELVPPESLLDEQQQQSLLYSSDLELGETTRMIFDAVERITPTRVVIDSLSEIRLLAQSSLRYRRQVLALKHYFAKHGATVLLLDDLTADLNDKTVHSVAHGVIQLQELAPEYGAERRRVRIIKYRGRRFRGGYHDFTIKQGGLDVYPRIVASEHRRVFNRDQASSGVAELDALLGGGVERGSSALILGPAGTGKSLFAINFAIAAVARGEKAALFIFDEEIGLLYDRMRKLGADLEALIADGLLVVEQVDAAEMSPGEFADRVRRCVDRQQIQTVVIDSLNGYQAAMPQEQFLVLHIHELLQYLNRQGASTFLTVAQHGLVGEMKAPVDVTYLADTVILLRYFEALGHVRRAVSVIKKRAGEHEKTIREYTIDGIGLSLGAPLTGFQGVLRGVPNFVGPGSGLMGEPAA
- a CDS encoding response regulator, translating into MSAGGDLSERALIFAPRGRDAQIADAILTDGGVATMTCPSLAKVVAEMERGAGLAVIADEGLSDVDVGPLVQWIGAQPSWSDFPFVLLTQRGGSVERNPALQRASGMLGNVAFLERPFHPSTLVSAAQTALRGRRRQYEARERIDEIRRGEALLERRVTERTAELEAANRMLAGQIAERERAETALAQAQRLEAVGQLTSGIAHDFNNLLTVVIGNVEQMKKHETDERTRRRLSMMEEASRRGARLTAQMLAFSRRQKLEPRSVDLNDTVRSMGDLLQSSIGGSVDIQPPDLAPDLWPAMIDPTQIELVILNLAINARDAMEVGGRLTITTRNVEISAADATDELPTGQFVEVSVADNGSGMTDEVLARAFEPFFTTKAVGKGSGLGLSQVFGLARQSGGGVRIRTAVGAGTTISVYLPRADHAPHHQGADSRMDFHPGAQATILVVDDDDAVREITTGYLSDLGYNVVEAGSGGAAVERFRDNDAVAAVLLDFAMPGMNGNEVARELRKIRTGVPIIFVTGYADADALAEADPGCIVPKPFARVDLTQALERALRHPSLPVAAARIDSCRETSRIHAPRAV
- a CDS encoding beta-glucosidase, coding for MKFNGLFSSVAALALAGVLSASVTSLALAQTAPAGAAASSSAARADALVRAMTREEKLSLVHGYFPPMANKTPGAPLDQMIPSAGYVPGVPRLGIPALRESDASLGVANQIEQRKGDVATALPSSLATAATFDPEVAYAGGAMIGAEARAKTFNVLLAGGVNLTRDPWAGRNFEYLGEDPLLAGVMAGEHIRGVQSNRIVSTIKHYAFNSQETGRMIMDARMSEADLRESDLLAFQIAIERGRPGSVMCAYNRVNGDYACESDWLLNQVLKRDWAYPGWVMSDWGAVHSTEKAALAGLDQESGQELDRQIYFGAPLMEAVEAGRVSEARLDDMVRRILVGMIDTGAMDAAVTATAQPIDYDANAEVAQRAAEAGIVLLKNEGGVLPAAKTARRIVLVGGHADVGVLSGGGSSQVRSVGGAPVEVPLTSGAAMSFARLTYHASSPLEAIRRMAPVAEVTFVDGADPVAAARAVAGADAVFVFATQWTTEAQDVETLSLPDDQDALIAAVAGANPRTAVVLETGGPVLMPWIDQVPAVVQAWYPGQRGGEAIARILFGEVNPSGRLPITFPRSADQAPRPTPPGLAAMKAADAAAASNPGAGSAAGFQPFAVDYPEGSDAGYRWYEREERRPLLPFGHGLSYTTFTYGGLSATGGDGLIVEVDVTNTGDRAGATSPQLYVAPENGDRPRRLAAFARVMLQPGETRRITLTAEPRILAKYDTDLPGWRIDGGRYRVSVGRDALDNTLSGTAIINPGTLKP
- a CDS encoding TonB-dependent receptor, producing MRKHASIIAGLLATTALVSPAMAQTQTAPTDQDQPAEVDEIVVTGIRASQQQAINIKRNEAAIVDAISAEDIGKLPDVTVADALQRIAGIQIQRNAGEGSTVNIRGLPQVVTLLNGEQYLSPGNLGSAQPNLNDVPAQLMNSIVVFKSMDVRNALSGISGTIDLRTRRPFDFGYGLTTAEAVEYATGEDTRENDYLFNALVNWRNDRFGFLLSAVKSEANLGNNYSGISGGPFGNNDWGGADDNWIAPHGYDSFKRVVERDRLGANGAFTWQINDGFELTGEVFYAKLEEHNRAAGLNISNRWSGLGWTTPTAFDQTGVNGSNGEPWLDVTEYDLDVWWLNSFTVNRTTENETTNYNLELKYDRGGPFKWSARAIKADASLLSMNGQVQGDLSDWTYSADRTFTLFRDPLDRTRGTFYPANIAALYPASQYSNGIVGSNGGRYVNPNPLGISQDPLVHLNIGGDKTVWSRFDQPIAGGLGAGRTLQDYMANQDSYAVAAFSSEGNQRNESQLEVARTDGSYEFEGDGMLGFVTRIDVGLRHAKRDVQIENFHLFSDFYAGNGATSPNGCSAQWKAIDVVMNQNQCQAGEQVPNPAFNPGLPVSATNQPTVFQGYTVNRPTKLYTHNNTYFMSDYGSITQGLPGVWVVDPRDFDDVVDFQTRVFGSAYPVIIPGNSYDVGLTEDSAYVNGGISFGRLSGDVGIKMIRTKLDVRQNLTGETRNYGDTNLDVGDTYSSRRYSDYLPSINLMYDFSDQLKLRAAYNKTMIPLDLGNYGGGVTISTSDSLGPTPTDPTAPPVGVRRVTGATFAGSPSLNPWRSDNYDLSLEYYLGSATLFNVALFKLEIDSFVTRATVNDGEFPDQDGVIRRIVPVNRPVQGEGGSLQGVEVGAKIALSDVLPEDSAFRDFGFDGSYTFSDSSSNATDLSGEDLPFPDNSEHQVNAALWYQGDRLQTRVAYNFRTPRLATTFGQIPIYQDTAQYVDVNVTYDLTENITIYANGSNVLGEIEEYYFEFEDGAEQFHSRNEFEPRYSIGLRARF